The sequence GCCAAGAGTAGGATTGCATCATAATCAAGGCTTCTGGGGCTAGAGTTCTGAGGGCACGACCATGAGATTGACTACCCTGTCGCATAAAGTGCTGCACAAGGTCAGGAATATCTGTCAACCGTTCAGTTAATGGAGGAACCTCAATGGGGATCACGCTTAATCGATCATATAGATCTTGACGGAAACGACCTTCACGGATCTCCTCAGCAACGTATTTAGAGGTCGCAGAAATGATCCGAACATCAACTTCGATTTTTTGATTATCCCCTAATCGACAAAACCCCCCTTCTTGAAGCACCCGAATTAACTTTGCCTGAACCGGCAAAGGGAGGTCCATAACTTCATTCAAGTATAAGGTGCCACCATGGGCTCGCTCAATCAAACCAATTTTACGGGGCAAAGACTCATCCATGCCCATAATTTCTGTTCCAAATAACTCTGCTTCAATCTGATCAGGGTGAATCGTAGAACAGTTAACATAAGTAAATGGTAAATTAGACCGCTTAGAGTTTTGATGAATCAGCCGTGCCACCACTTCCTTTCCAGAACCGGATGCTCCTCCAATAAAGATGCGACTATTGCTAACTGCAACTTTTTCAATGGTGTGGCGAATGTGGGAAATAACCGTTGAAGCCCCAACCAACTCAGTGCTCCCTGCTTTAACCTTAAGCTCTTCGTTTTCACGGCGCAGTTTTGCTGCTTCTAAGGCACGATTAATAACAAGTAACATTCGGTCTGACTCAAAAGGCTTTTCGATAAAATCATAAGCCCCCCGCTTAATTGCAGAAACAGCTGTTTCAATTGTTCCATGGCCGCTCATCATAATAACTGGAACATGCGGGTGATCCCGCTTGATCATTTCAAGGATACGAATCCCATCCCGTTCCCCATCGCCCAACCATACATCCAAAAGGACAAGATTGGGTTGTCGAAACTTAATAGCTGCCAACGCCTCTGTTCCATCTTTGGCAAGGCGCGTTCCATACCCTTCATCAGACAGAATACCCGCTACTAAATCCCGGATATCAGCCTCATCATCAACGATTAAAATGTCCTGAGTCATTTATTCACTCATCCGTTTTGTTACCACTGGCAATTCAAAAAGCACACGAGCCCCCCCAAGAGGGCTATCCCCTAATTCTAATCGACCTCGATGGTCTTCTATAATTTTAGACACAATTGCAAGACCAAGACCAGTCCCCTTAGAATGGGTTGTATAATATGGCTCTGTCAGGCGTTCTCGGCCGTTAACCGGCAAGCCTGGACCATTATCATCAACCGTCACACAGCACTTGGTATCCACACGCGACACCGCGATCACTATTTCGGGCTGACTTGGTTTTTTAGCAGATGCGATTTCATCAAGCGTTACTGCATTAATAGCATTTTGCAATAAGTTTGTCAGCACTTGACTCATCTGAACAGGGTCACAATTAACAAAAATTTCCTGTTCTGTTGGGTTAAATGAAAATCTAATATCAGGGTGAGCTTGAACCTGAAGCTCAAGGGTATTGCGACAGATTTCAACGAAATTATCAATTGTTAAAATTGGCTCTGGCATACGAGCAAATGATGAAAATTCGCTCACCAATCGGCCAATTTGTCCCACTTGACGGACAATGGTATCAACACAATTTTGAAAAACCTGTGGATCTGTTTGTATTTCTTTGAGGTATTTACGCTTTAACCGTTCAGCCGATAGCTGAATTGGCGTCAATGGATTTTTAATTTCATGTGCAATTTTACGAGCCACATCAGACCAAGCTGCCTTGCGCTGAGCCGACATTAATGGCGTTACATCGTCAAAAGTTATTATAACTCCCGATTTAAGACGCTCTGAATGATCGGTCACAACTACCAGCTGCAATATACGCATAACCCCCCGACGCATCAATGTTAACTGCGTGGAAACGACTCCTTCGGGATCATCGACCGCTTGCTCAATCAAGGGTTTAACTTCAGGCAGCAATGTCGTTAATTCTAGCGCTAAGGCCTCCTCTCTGATATCCAATAATTCCCGCGCCCGACTGTTGATCAAACTCACAATACCACAGTGATCGGCA is a genomic window of Candidatus Paracaedibacter acanthamoebae containing:
- a CDS encoding sigma-54-dependent transcriptional regulator, encoding MTQDILIVDDEADIRDLVAGILSDEGYGTRLAKDGTEALAAIKFRQPNLVLLDVWLGDGERDGIRILEMIKRDHPHVPVIMMSGHGTIETAVSAIKRGAYDFIEKPFESDRMLLVINRALEAAKLRRENEELKVKAGSTELVGASTVISHIRHTIEKVAVSNSRIFIGGASGSGKEVVARLIHQNSKRSNLPFTYVNCSTIHPDQIEAELFGTEIMGMDESLPRKIGLIERAHGGTLYLNEVMDLPLPVQAKLIRVLQEGGFCRLGDNQKIEVDVRIISATSKYVAEEIREGRFRQDLYDRLSVIPIEVPPLTERLTDIPDLVQHFMRQGSQSHGRALRTLAPEALIMMQSYSWPGNVRQLKNVVEWILLMASGDHRDPVTCSMLPPEIRSDVKMPSVGNPAIVVMPLREAREAFEREYLLAQVNRFGGNISKTARFIGMERSALHRKLRALGVHEGRGEPEEEDGLEKDVHIA